The following nucleotide sequence is from Microbacterium arborescens.
CCGTGGCGGCGACGTTCTCGGCAGCGGTGACGGAAGCGACGACGGCATCAGCAGCAGCAGGGGCGACAACAGCGACGGCAGGAGCAGCGGGATCCGGCACGACAGCAGGCGCCGGCGCGGATGTGCGCACAGCGTCGGTCGTCGTCGCGTCCGAGGCCACGGATGCGTTCACCTCCGACGCGGCGAGCGTTCAGCCCGGCGCCCCCGAGGCCCCGCAGGCCACGCGAGTCGACGCGGCCTCGCCGTCGACGCCTACGCCTCCTGCGGGCGTGACCGCGGCATCCCCTGCTCCGATACCGACGCCGACGCAGCTCGGATCGGCACCATCCTCCGCGGCCGCACCTCCCGCGCCGACGGCCGCGCCGCCTCTCGCACCGCAGCTGCGCGCGCCCGTGCTGTCACTCGTCACCGCCGAGCCCGGACGTCACGCCATGGTGCTGCGCGTCTCACCCGAGAGCCTCGGACCGATCACCGTCACGGCGCACATCTCCGGATCTGCCGTCACCGTCGAGCTCGCCACCGGCACGCCGGCGGCGCACGAGGCGATCCGCGCGCTCCTGGGCGAGCTGCGGCGCGATCTCGCCGCGCTCGCACCCTTCTCGTCCGTCAGCCTCGCCGCGGGCGACGACCCGTCGCCGACACCGTCGTCGCTGCCGACCGTCGGCCACCAGGCCACACCGAGCGGTCCGGGCGGTTTCGGCGCGCAGACATCCGGAGGCGGCTCGTCCGGCGGAGCATCCCCGCAGACCCCCGGCGTGCACGGCAACGAGCACACCGGTCGTGCGTCCGACCCCGACGACACCGGCATCGCCGTGCCCCACCGCCCCGCGCCTCTCGAGGCCGGCCGCATCGACCTCTACGCCTGAATCGGAGAATCCCATGAGCAGCATTCCGCCCGTCGGCGTCGTGGGCGCCACGCCCACGGCATCCCCTCCCCCCGCCGCCCCGAAGCAGACGCTCGACTCGGAGGTCTTCCTGCAACTGCTCGTCGCGCAGATGAAGAACCAGGACCCGAGCTCGCCGCTCGACACCAACGAGATGATGGCGCAGACGACGCAGCTCGCGATGATGGAGCAGCTCGTCGCGCTCACCACGACCTCGTCGGAGCATTTCGCGCTCACGATGCGCCAGACCGCCGCCGCGCTCGTCGGGCAACAGGCCTCGTACGTCGACGCGGACGGCACGACCCGCAGCGGTCGCGTGACCCAGGTGTCGTTCGAGAAGGGCGTCCCGCTCGTCACGATCGGCGGCACCGCCGTGCCCCTCGACGTCGTGTCGGGGATCTCCGTGACGGATGCCGCAGCGCCCGCGGCATCCGCATCCTGAATCACCTCGCCGACGCCCCGCCCCTCGCCCCCGCGCATCCCGCCAGTCCCACCGAAAACGTCAGCCCCCCCTCACCGAAGGACACACCATGCTCCGCTCGCTCTACGCCGGCATCTCCGGCCTCCGCTCGCACCAGACCATGCTCGATGTGACGGGCAACAACATCGCCAACGTCAACACCGTGGGGTTCAAGGCGGGATCGGTCCAGTTCCAGGACACGCTCTCGCAGATCGTGCAGAACTCCCGCGCGGCGCAGGCCGGCGCCGGCGGCACGAACGCCGCTCAGGTGGGCCTGGGCACCCAGGTCGCCGCCGTCCGCACCAACTTCACGCAGGGGTCGCAGCAGGCCACCGGCGTGCCCACCGACCTCATGATCGCCGGCGACGGCTTCTTCGTCGTGCGCAACGGTGCCGAGACGCTCTACACGCGCAACGGCTCGTTCGGCTTCGACTCCGCCGGTCGCCTGACCACCAAGGACGGCGCGCTGGTCCAGGGCTGGACCAGCGTCGACGGCGTCGTGCCGACGGGCGGGCCGGTCGGCAACATCGCCCTCCCCGTCGGCGCGACCTCGCCCGGGCGGCGCACCGAGAACGCCAGCGTCACCGGCAACCTGCCCTCCGGCGCCGCCGTCGGCGAGAAGCTCGTGCGCGATGTGACCGTGTACGACGCGCAGGGCGAATCGCGGCAGCTCGCGCTGACCTTCACGCGCACCGCGCGCGGCTGGGATGTCACCGACGGCGCCGCGACGACGCAGCTCGCCTTCACCGACGGACGCCTGACCACGACGCCCGCCACCATCACCTCGGGGGGTGTCGCCGTAGACCTCTCGGCCATCACCGGTTACGCCGACCTCAGCACCGTCAAGCTCGGCGGGCAGGACGGTCGCGCGCCCGGCAGCCTCGTCTCGTACACCCTGTCGGCCGACGGCAGCCTCGTCGGCGCGTTCAGCAACGGGGCGACCTCGGTGCTCGCGCAGATCGCGCTCGCATCGTTCGACAACCCCGAGGGGCTCGAGAAGGCCGGCTCGTCGCAGTATCGCGCCGGAGCGAACTCGGGCGCGGCCGCGGTCGGCACCGCGGGCACCGATGATCGCGGCGGGCTCGTCAGCGGGGCGCTGGAGATGTCGAACGTCGACCTCTCGCAGGAGTTCACGAACCTGATCGTCGCGCAGCGCGGATTCCAGGCGAACGCCCGCATCATCACCACGAGCGACGAGGTGCTGCAGGAGCTGACCAACCTCAAGCGCTGATCGCCGCAGCGCACAACTCCTCGGAATCCCCGTGGGTTCGCCCGCATGACCCGCAGGCGGCGCCGGCTGCGACGGTCTCTGAGGAGTTGCGCGCGCGGCCGGTCAAAGCCACAGCGGGCGCGCTCGCGCTGATGCCGCGTCGAGCGCCTCCGCATCGAGCTCGGTGACCGTCTCGGGTATACCCCGGGCGGTCCACTCGACTCCGACCTCGAACGTCGCGCCGGGGGGCGTCGGCCAGACCCAGAACTCGCGCTCCCAGCTGTCGGCGTAGCCCTGCGGGCGGGCGAGTCCCTCGAGCACCGGCCCCTCGACCTGCGTATCGGTCACGTCGCCCCGCGCCCACGGCGAATCGTCCTGCGTCGTGACGGTGCGCCCGTCGGCGAAGCGGACTCCCCAGCGCAGGCCCGTCGGATCGAACCGCTCGTCGAGCTGACCTCGGCCGTGGGCGCGGTCAAGGTATCCCCAGATCCGCTGCCGCGCGAGCCGACCGGTCTCGGCGACACGCACCGCCACCCGCAGTGCCATGCCCTCTCGGTACACCCGCGCGAGGACGAGCGACACCACCGTGTCGGACGAGCGACCCACCTCCCGGTCGAGCGCCACGATCGCGGGCGCGACGTGCCACGGCGGGCCCATCCATGGCGGCATGTCGAGCGCCGGATGATCGTCGTCGGGGATGTCCCGCGGTGCGACGGGTCGGAAGAACGAGGGCTGCGGTGACGACGCTGACACGAGCGCAACGCTAACCGACCGCCGCGTCCTGCCGACAGTCCTCTCGGAGCCGCCGTACCCGCGACGACCCCGATCCCCCACGCGCCGACCGACGAGAAGGGCGACATGATCGTTCTGACACGACTGAACCGCCACCGGTTCGCCGTGAACCCCGACCTCGTCGAACGCATCCAGGCGAGCCCGGATACGACGCTGACACTGGTCGACGGGGCGACGTTCGTCGTCGCCGAGACGATGGATGCCGTCATCCAGAGCATCGTCGATTTCCGCGCCCGCGTGCTCGCGACGGCGCTCGGCCATGCCGCGGCCTCCGGGTCGGCATCCGGTTCGGCCTCCGGGTCGGCCTCCCCGGTCACGGGGGGCGAGCGCTGATGGATCCGTCACTGCTCATCGGCATCCTGCTGGCCTTCGGCGGCCTGTGGGCGATGATCCAGCTCGAGGGGGCGAGCCTCAACGCCCTGCTGCTGCCGGCGCCGATGGTGCTGGTGTTCGGAGCGACGATCGCGATCGGGATCGCCGGAGGCACGCTGCGCGATGCCGCGGGCGCCGTGCGCGCGCTGCCGCGAGCGTTCGTCGGCATCAAGGGCTCCACCGAGGCGCTCATCGACACCGTCGTCGGTTATGCCGAGAAGGCGCGCGCCGAGGGCCTGCTCGCGCTCGAGAGCGCGGTGGCGGACGAGAAGGACCCGCTGCTGCGCCACGCCCTCCAGAGCATCGCGGACGGCACGGATGCCGAAGACCTCCGCGTCGTCCTCGAAGACCGCGTCGCCACCGTCGCCGCGGAGCGCCGCACGGCCTCGCGGTTCTACTCCGCTCTGGGCGGGTACGCCCCGACGGTCGGCATCGTGGGAACGGTCGTCTCGCTCACCCACGTGCTCGAGTACCTCGACAAGCCCGACCAGCTCGGCCCCCTCATCGCGGCGGCCTTCGTCGCCACCCTGTGGGGCCTGCTGTCAGCGAACTTCATCTGGCTGCCGATCGGCACCCGCCTGCAGCGCCTCGCCGAGATCGAGGTCGACCGCATGACGCTCGTGACCGAGGGCATGCTCGCCGTCCAAGCGGGCAATCCCCCGATGCTCGTCGCCGAGCGCTTGCGCGCCCTCGCCCCCGAGACCAAGCCGGGCCGCGGTCGCGCGAAGGCGACGGCCGACGAGCCCGCGGACGCCGGGGTATGAGCGCGCCGCGTCGCCGCCGCGTCATGGAGTCCTCGCACGAGGGCCCCGACGAGCGCTGGATGGCGTCGTACCTCGACATGATCACCGTGATGATGTGCATGTTCATCGTCATGTTCGCGATGTCCAACGTCGACCAGGAGAAGTTCGAGCAGCTGCGCGCCTCGCTCGCGACGGGGTTCGGTTCGGAGATCTCCGAGACCCGTGACGTCTCGGAGGGTGTCGTCGTGCCGCCCGAGCTCATCGACGAAGAGGGCGAGGGGTTCGTCGAGACGCCGACCGGGCCGACGCCGGCCGAGCAGGAGTACAGCTCGCTCGACGACCTGCGCTCACGACTCGAGGGTGCTCTCGCCGAGCAGGGCCTGGGCGACGCCGCGACCTTCACGATCGACGACCGGG
It contains:
- a CDS encoding flagellar hook assembly protein FlgD, translating into MSSIPPVGVVGATPTASPPPAAPKQTLDSEVFLQLLVAQMKNQDPSSPLDTNEMMAQTTQLAMMEQLVALTTTSSEHFALTMRQTAAALVGQQASYVDADGTTRSGRVTQVSFEKGVPLVTIGGTAVPLDVVSGISVTDAAAPAASAS
- a CDS encoding flagellar hook-length control protein FliK, translated to MNLWGITPGATVAVARPRGGPNDGGDDGAVAADVFALVLAGQTATAPMGGEDASGVGRDVAGLGSEVEAGVGSGVEAATGELAAMAAPAAPRAGSNAAGVGDAGVSGDPVVGSAISGNPVVGDAVSGNTVSGSAVSGDVIAEEAGATATAKDASGVAADPSLIPSSDVPQLGADRAGAATRETAVAATFSAAVTEATTASAAAGATTATAGAAGSGTTAGAGADVRTASVVVASEATDAFTSDAASVQPGAPEAPQATRVDAASPSTPTPPAGVTAASPAPIPTPTQLGSAPSSAAAPPAPTAAPPLAPQLRAPVLSLVTAEPGRHAMVLRVSPESLGPITVTAHISGSAVTVELATGTPAAHEAIRALLGELRRDLAALAPFSSVSLAAGDDPSPTPSSLPTVGHQATPSGPGGFGAQTSGGGSSGGASPQTPGVHGNEHTGRASDPDDTGIAVPHRPAPLEAGRIDLYA
- a CDS encoding flagellar hook protein FlgE, with protein sequence MLRSLYAGISGLRSHQTMLDVTGNNIANVNTVGFKAGSVQFQDTLSQIVQNSRAAQAGAGGTNAAQVGLGTQVAAVRTNFTQGSQQATGVPTDLMIAGDGFFVVRNGAETLYTRNGSFGFDSAGRLTTKDGALVQGWTSVDGVVPTGGPVGNIALPVGATSPGRRTENASVTGNLPSGAAVGEKLVRDVTVYDAQGESRQLALTFTRTARGWDVTDGAATTQLAFTDGRLTTTPATITSGGVAVDLSAITGYADLSTVKLGGQDGRAPGSLVSYTLSADGSLVGAFSNGATSVLAQIALASFDNPEGLEKAGSSQYRAGANSGAAAVGTAGTDDRGGLVSGALEMSNVDLSQEFTNLIVAQRGFQANARIITTSDEVLQELTNLKR
- a CDS encoding motility protein A, encoding MDPSLLIGILLAFGGLWAMIQLEGASLNALLLPAPMVLVFGATIAIGIAGGTLRDAAGAVRALPRAFVGIKGSTEALIDTVVGYAEKARAEGLLALESAVADEKDPLLRHALQSIADGTDAEDLRVVLEDRVATVAAERRTASRFYSALGGYAPTVGIVGTVVSLTHVLEYLDKPDQLGPLIAAAFVATLWGLLSANFIWLPIGTRLQRLAEIEVDRMTLVTEGMLAVQAGNPPMLVAERLRALAPETKPGRGRAKATADEPADAGV
- a CDS encoding flagellar FlbD family protein; this encodes MIVLTRLNRHRFAVNPDLVERIQASPDTTLTLVDGATFVVAETMDAVIQSIVDFRARVLATALGHAAASGSASGSASGSASPVTGGER